A single window of Dendropsophus ebraccatus isolate aDenEbr1 chromosome 5, aDenEbr1.pat, whole genome shotgun sequence DNA harbors:
- the LOC138793946 gene encoding transmembrane protease serine 11D-like — protein sequence MALMAETVGNDGDRELLHKKSRTTCCDGCAKCCVCCIHCLSGFILLLAIAGLVLCARVFLEFPMIKNGFRSSSNFTKETGDALISEHSGSSTDQPETCRMFVGSFQVVNEVYLPQYNDTSSADFQRMAQRLQTLINMKLNYSLVKASYRNASIFMLSPNPITARFQLLFCNDNATISGIKADIIAQSLKNDANKDAVNISVNVDSLAVGVTAPCPIFLNSSQPWPWHIVLQENQKSLCSGSLLGGFWALSSAKCVKKRDPSLLTVMVGDGLRSLSIDTILLHPNFTESPVLSNFALIRLSTPVWFNSSITPICLPQTSQDPTTGSSCSTLVTNASTGGLSTLAGSLTSSLDCSSKTEYKSLYLKPSLSSSSYNQTDRGDALVCMDTDGTAYLQGILMHPTNSSLSSSLCLSFTSIGETISWINSYILT from the exons ATGGCTTTAATGGCGGAAACGGTGGGAAATGACGGAGATCGCGAGTTACTGCACAAGAAG TCAAGAACGACGTGCTGCGATGGTTGTGCCAAATGCTGTGTCTGCTGCATCCATTGTCTGAGTGGATTCATTCTCCTCTTAGCAATAGCTGGTTTGGTTTTATGTGCAAGGGTGTTCTTGG AGTTCCCAATGATTAAGAACGGCTTCAGAAGCAGCTCTAACTTCACAAAGGAGACAGGTGATGCATTGATTTCTGAACATTCAGGAAGCTCAACGGACCAACCTGAGACGTGCAGAATGTTTGTGGGCTCCTTCCAAGTAGTAAATGAAGTGTACCTGCCGCAGTACAATGATACATCATCGGCTGACTTCCAGAGGATGGCCCAACGTCTACAAACTCTG ATAAATATGAAGTTAAATTATAGCCTAGTTAAAGCGAGCTACAGAAATGCATCCATCTTCATGCTAAG CCCCAACCCCATCACGGCTCGCTTCCAGCTGCTGTTCTGTAACGATAACGCTACAATAAGTGGAATTAAAGCCGACATTATTGCGCAGAGTCTAAAAAATGATGCGAATAAGGACGCAGTCAATATATCTGTGAATGTGGACAGTCTGGCGGTGGGAG TCACGGCACCATGTCCAATATTTTTGAATTCTAGTCAGCCTTGGCCTTGGCACATTGTTTTGCAAGAAAACCAAAAGAGCTTGTGCTCTGGCAGCTTATTGGGGGGTTTCTGGGCGCTCAGCTCCGCCAAGTGTGTGAAGAAAAG GGATCCATCCTTACTTACGGTAATGGTGGGAGATGGACTTCGCTCCTTAAGTATAGATACGATTCTCCTACACCCCAACTTCACAGAATCACCCGTATTAAGCAACTTTGCCTTGATTCGCCTTTCGACTCCAGTGTGGTTCAATTCATCCATTACTCCCATCTGCCTTCCTCAGACGTCACAGGACCCGACAACCGGAAGCTCGTGTAGCACCTTGGTCACCAATGCTTCAACTG GTGGCTTATCAACTTTGGCTGGAAGTTTGACATCTAGTCTGGATTGCTCCAGTAAGACTGAGTATAAGTCACTCTACCTCAAGCCGTCACTGTCAAGCAGCTCCTATAACCAG ACAGACCGAGGGGACGCACTAGTGTGTATGGACACAGACGGCACTGCGTATCTTCAAGGGATATTAATGCATCCTACCAACAGCAGTCTTTCATCCAGCCTGTGCCTCAGCTTCACTAGTATCGGAGAAACCATAAGCTGGATCAACTCTTACATACTAACCTGA
- the RHBDD2 gene encoding rhomboid domain-containing protein 2, translating into MAEEQAAAGGWGKAVLSWLPDVRLTAGSTLTVLLALAVSAPVLIGEAPAWGNLDLETGVLGSASFYRLITYIYVHEDLPTLACSCFIAWYFGGGFEENVGTVKFFLLTPLFAVWSGLLYLAVTSAGISHYMDGKVQGFTSVAFSMISVFIIRTNLRRLIFFGFMVPTKVMPLLFLIPAAFVPHATILSNVCGIVVGVIYGMGGCFFLDPPESLLTQIDQMVPFRLLKRITVWRYVPASSAERNASQNRKINPPPGSYPTQQYYTPPQGLPDVYSPYHHTKPTGAWPPAGATVYPTAVSSGHGHSCTGAHAHSHDVARPDFHSYKVPEESPDQPELLQVQTE; encoded by the exons ATGGCGGAAGAGCAAGCAGCGGCCGGAGGGTGGGGTAAAGCCGTGCTGTCCTGGCTGCCGGACGTGCGTCTGACCGCGGGCTCTACCCTCACCGTACTGCTGGCCCTGGCGGTATCGGCTCCGGTACTGATCGGGGAGGCGCCAGCTTGGGGGAACCTGGACCTGGAGACCGGAGTGCTGGGAAGCGCCTCAT TCTACAGATTGATCACCTATATTTACGTCCATGAGGATCTGCCCACGCTCGCCTGCAGTTGTTTCATAGCTTGGTACTTTGGTGGCGGATTTGAAGAGAATGTTGGCACAGTGAAGTTCTTCCTCCTCACCCCGCTCTTTGCTGTATGGAGCGGACTTCTCTACTTGGCCGTCACCAGCGCCGGCATCAGCCATTACATGGATGGAAAAGTCCAGGGATTCACGTCCGTTGCCTTTTCAATGATCAGTGTCTTTATAATTCGCACCAACCTGAGGCGACTGATATTCTTTGGGTTCATGGTACCCACAAAGGTGATGCCACTCTTATTTCTCATCCCTGCCGCCTTTGTACCACATGCCACCATTCTCAGTAATGTGTGCGGCATTGTGGTGGGAGTCATTT ATGGTATGGGTGGCTGCTTCTTCTTAGACCCTCCGGAATCATTACTTACACAAATAGATCAGATGGTTCCATTCAGGTTATTAAAAAGGATCACAGTTTGGAGATACGTCCCTGCAAGTTCAGCAGAAAGGAACGCCTCCCAAAACAGAAA GATCAACCCACCTCCTGGATCGTACCCAACccagcagtattatactccaCCTCAAGGCCTCCCTGATGTCTACTCTCCATATCATCATACAAAGCCAACTGGGGCCTGGCCTCCTGCTGGGGCCACAGTGTATCCAACAGCGGTATCTTCCGGACACGGCCACAGCTGCACGGGAGCACATGCGCATAGTCATGATGTAGCACGTCCGGACTTCCACTCATATAAAGTCCCTGAGGAGTCTCCAGATCAGCCAGAACTACTCCAAGTCCAGACTGAGTGA